The stretch of DNA ACCCCGTCGTGGTGCAGCCACGGGGTGTCGCGGATGCCGAGGAACGGGAGCCCGAAATCGGCGAGCCGCTCCCACAGGCCCACGTAGTCGTCGGGGGTGACGTCACCGGCCCCCTCCTCGTTGGGTCGCGTCGACGTCGAGAACACCCAGTCCGGTCGGTGATCACGCAGGCGGTCCAGGACGTCGCGGGACCAGTCGCCGCAATCGGGATACGGCTCGCCGGCGAGCAGCGGGACGTCCGCGACCGTGAGCGGGCACCCCATCTTCAGGTACGTCTCGACGCGGACACCGCGCTGCTGTCCGATGCGGTCGAGCGCCGGCACCCAGTGCTCGGCGTGGGAGCTGCCCACGACCGCGATCGTCCGGTCCGCGGACGCGTCGCCGTACACGCAGGTGACGACGTCGCGGGTGCTCAGATCGGAGATGCAGCCGTCGAGGGTCGGCTGCGGCAGGTCGCCGGACGCCTCGAGCAGGGTGGGCCGCATGTCCGCGCGCGGCGCGAACAGACCGTCCGTCAGCGACGCCGCACCGGGGTACAGCCACGGGTCCAGCTCGCCGACCCGGGCGGTCGTCTCGGGGTTGCGGACGAGGTACGCGTGCCACCCGGACGCCGAGCCGACGACGGCGACGCCGAGGACCGCGACCAGAGCGGTGAGCGCGCGTCCCGGACGCGCCCCGCCCTGGAACCGCGATTCGATCAGCCGCTGCGTGAGCCAGGCCAGCACCAGCGACACGAGGATGACCGCGAGCCCGCCGAGCGCTCCGACCGCGGGCCGCTCCCGCCACGCGAGGTAGAAGATGAGGATCGGCCAGTGCCACAGGTACAGCGAATAGGCCAGGCCACCGAGTTCGACGAACGGCCGGGACGCCAGCATCGTCACGACCCCCGGCTGATCGGACGGGCCGGTTCCGGCGAGGATCAGCGCCACCGCCGCACCGACCGGGATCAGGGCGGCCGGGCCGGGGAACAGCGCGGCGCCGTCGATCAGGAACCCGCACCCGAGGACCACGGCGAATCCCGACACCGCGAGAACCACCCGCCACCCACGCGGCAGGTCGACTCGGTGCACGACGAGCGCGAGCAGCGCACCCGCGAGCAGTTCCCACAGTCGCGCGAACGTGTCGAAGTACGCCCACGACTGCCGGTCCTCGGACAGCGCCGCGGCATAGCCGAACGACACCAGGAACCCCGCGCCGAGCACGCCGCCCAGCACGGGTCGCACGAGACCGATCCGGCGCCGGCACGCCCAGGCCACACCCGCGACCACGGCGAGCGCGAGGACGTAGAACTGCCCCTGCACGGACATCGACCACAGGTGTTGCAGCGGGCTGACCGAGGCGTCGGCGGCGGCGTAGTCGGACGCCGTCCGGGCCAGCTGCCAGTTCTGCGCGTACAGCAGCGACGCGAGGAGTTGATCGGCGATCCCGGACCACTGTGTGAACGGTCGCTGGATCACGGCCGCGACCGCGGTCGCGGCCGACACCACCACCAGTGCGGGCAGCAGACGCCGGGCGGTGCGCCGCAGGACGGCCGGGACCGACGGACCGGAGTTCGCGCCCACGCGTCGCAAGAGCATGCCGGTGAAGAAGAAGCCGGAGAGCACCAGCAAGATGTCGACGCCGCCGGACACCCGTCCGA from Rhodococcus opacus B4 encodes:
- a CDS encoding acyltransferase family protein; the encoded protein is MATSRPRHAAVPPSSGYRYDLDGLRGIAIALVVVYHVWFGRVSGGVDILLVLSGFFFTGMLLRRVGANSGPSVPAVLRRTARRLLPALVVVSAATAVAAVIQRPFTQWSGIADQLLASLLYAQNWQLARTASDYAAADASVSPLQHLWSMSVQGQFYVLALAVVAGVAWACRRRIGLVRPVLGGVLGAGFLVSFGYAAALSEDRQSWAYFDTFARLWELLAGALLALVVHRVDLPRGWRVVLAVSGFAVVLGCGFLIDGAALFPGPAALIPVGAAVALILAGTGPSDQPGVVTMLASRPFVELGGLAYSLYLWHWPILIFYLAWRERPAVGALGGLAVILVSLVLAWLTQRLIESRFQGGARPGRALTALVAVLGVAVVGSASGWHAYLVRNPETTARVGELDPWLYPGAASLTDGLFAPRADMRPTLLEASGDLPQPTLDGCISDLSTRDVVTCVYGDASADRTIAVVGSSHAEHWVPALDRIGQQRGVRVETYLKMGCPLTVADVPLLAGEPYPDCGDWSRDVLDRLRDHRPDWVFSTSTRPNEEGAGDVTPDDYVGLWERLADFGLPFLGIRDTPWLHHDGVPYSAVDCLADGGDADSCGLPRDEVLAPDNPTVEAARDLPSVHPLDLTDAVCDVAICRAVQGNILVYHDSHHLSATYVRSLVPELDRQIGVATRWW